A genomic window from Arthrobacter globiformis includes:
- a CDS encoding MFS transporter, with amino-acid sequence MPAAPRNAPDRTASIGFAFIGVLLIAVNLRVSFVSVGPVLANISSDLGLSGAAAGFLTGLPLIAFAVFSPVAPRFAARLGLDRALWMSLLILALGIVARSLAVPGFIWAGTALIGLAIAFLNVLVPSLVKRDFPTTVSRVTGSYTATQAAFAAVGAAVVVPVAQTSPAGWRLALGIWVGLALIAMAVLMPWLRRHRTATMHGSATDTSYRSPWASALGWQVTIFMGLQSIAFYVLMAWLPTIEQSRGVPASTAGIHLSVFLLISVFASLATGGILHRGSDQRLVSFTSAALTFVTFLGLALAPDLVLLWVLLGAIGCGSLIVIALSLFSLRTVNYPQAASLSGMAQSVGYGLGAAGPVIFGGLRDLSGDWALPLFLTAGVMAVLAVTGLLAGRDKVISSPSGIHSASQI; translated from the coding sequence ATGCCCGCTGCTCCTCGAAACGCGCCGGACCGCACCGCCAGCATCGGTTTCGCCTTCATTGGCGTTCTGCTCATTGCCGTAAACCTTCGGGTGTCGTTTGTCAGCGTGGGACCGGTCCTCGCGAACATCAGCAGCGACCTGGGCCTGTCCGGCGCAGCAGCAGGATTTCTCACGGGTCTTCCGCTCATTGCTTTCGCCGTGTTCTCACCCGTGGCGCCCCGTTTCGCTGCCCGCCTGGGCTTGGACCGCGCGCTGTGGATGTCCCTGTTGATCCTCGCCCTGGGCATCGTGGCCCGATCCCTGGCCGTGCCGGGCTTCATTTGGGCGGGCACAGCATTGATCGGCCTGGCGATCGCGTTTCTCAATGTCCTGGTCCCCTCGCTCGTGAAGCGTGACTTTCCAACGACGGTCAGCCGGGTCACCGGAAGCTATACGGCCACACAGGCTGCCTTCGCCGCAGTGGGCGCCGCCGTCGTGGTTCCCGTTGCCCAAACATCCCCGGCAGGATGGCGGCTTGCGCTCGGAATCTGGGTGGGGCTGGCCCTCATCGCCATGGCCGTACTCATGCCGTGGCTGCGCCGGCACAGGACAGCCACCATGCATGGCAGCGCGACGGATACCTCCTACCGGTCGCCCTGGGCCTCAGCATTGGGCTGGCAGGTGACGATCTTCATGGGACTGCAATCGATCGCCTTCTACGTCCTGATGGCATGGCTTCCAACCATCGAGCAGAGCCGCGGGGTGCCCGCCAGCACCGCTGGCATCCACCTCTCCGTTTTCCTGCTCATCAGCGTCTTTGCCAGCCTTGCCACAGGGGGCATCCTTCACCGGGGTTCGGACCAGCGGCTCGTATCCTTCACGAGTGCCGCGCTCACGTTCGTAACATTCTTGGGGCTCGCACTCGCGCCCGACCTCGTATTGCTGTGGGTCCTACTGGGGGCAATTGGGTGCGGGAGCCTCATTGTCATCGCCCTGTCTCTGTTCAGCCTCCGAACCGTGAACTACCCGCAGGCAGCCTCGCTATCAGGCATGGCGCAATCCGTAGGTTACGGCCTGGGCGCAGCGGGCCCAGTCATTTTTGGTGGTCTTCGCGACCTGAGCGGAGACTGGGCACTTCCGCTGTTCCTCACCGCCGGCGTTATGGCGGTCCTCGCCGTGACAGGCCTGCTCGCCGGACGTGACAAGGTAATCAGCAGCCCATCAGGAATCCATTCGGCTTCCCAAATCTGA
- a CDS encoding FAD-binding and (Fe-S)-binding domain-containing protein, translating into MAPSINRAGHAAAEALVDELRRLGLEGTVDDSSLTRGLYSTDASNYRVVPEVVVLPRSKGDVITTVQAAGRHQVPVTVRGAGTSCAGNAVGPGVVIDFSRFMNRVLSVTPESSTAVVEPGVVLNTLQAAAQPFGLRFGPDPSTATRCTLGGMIGNNACGPHGLSYGRTADNVVSMTWLTGRGDVVTVDSGADALDAVPGLASFVDDHLAVLRTEFGRFGRQISGYSLEHLLPENGRNLAAALVGTEGSCGILLEATVKLVPRATAPALAVLGYSDMATAADDVPNLLPFRPLALEGLDAQLVNVVRRAHGAAGVPDLPAGGGWLMAEVGGDTSEEAIEAAGKLVAAASAIEAIVLPAGPEAVRLWQIRADGAGLAGRTAAGEQAWPGWEDSAVPPEKLGGYLRGMEALMAEEGLSGLAYGHFGDGCVHVRIDFPLERDVVLMRRFLERAAALAADHGGSLSGEHGDGRARSELLKTMYSQEALKAMEQFKALLDPEDLMNPGIVVRPAPLDADLRRPQALELKATDGFAFAHDDGDITKAVHRCVGVGKCRADLRPQGGFMCPSYIATLDEKDSTRGRARTLQEMLNGGVVTLGWSSPEVHDALDLCLSCKACANDCPTGIDMAMFKSETLHQTYKGRLRPLSHYTLGRLPQWLKLAAPAALLINLVSRVPALRKLMMTMMGADTRRSLPPLPLVPFRWSRPARRSLTPAAASGPQHGPKVLVWVDSFSDAMAPGIPRDALVVLAAAGADVEIAGPGACCGLTLISTGQLTAAKAKLRKTLDLLIPHVREGRTIVGLEPSCTATLRSDLLELLPDDPRAAELARSVKTVAEFLTSINWTPPQVAEKLLVQPHCHQYSVMGYGADQALLEAMGCDVETSSGCCGLAGNFGMERGHYEVSENIARAGILAKSDAAPDRKIMADGFSCRTQVQDLAGLESRHLVQVIAEALKAETG; encoded by the coding sequence ATGGCCCCGTCAATAAACCGAGCCGGTCACGCGGCAGCAGAGGCGCTCGTTGACGAGCTGCGGCGTCTGGGGCTGGAAGGAACCGTCGACGACTCGTCCCTCACGCGGGGCCTGTATTCGACCGATGCCTCCAATTACCGGGTGGTGCCGGAGGTGGTGGTTCTTCCGCGATCGAAGGGGGACGTCATCACCACGGTGCAGGCGGCGGGCAGGCACCAGGTTCCTGTTACCGTCCGCGGGGCCGGCACATCGTGTGCCGGCAACGCGGTCGGCCCGGGTGTGGTCATCGACTTCTCCCGGTTCATGAACCGGGTCCTGTCGGTCACCCCGGAGAGTTCGACGGCGGTCGTGGAACCCGGCGTCGTGCTGAACACCTTGCAGGCAGCAGCCCAGCCGTTCGGGCTCAGGTTCGGACCGGACCCGTCTACCGCAACCCGCTGCACCCTCGGCGGGATGATCGGCAACAACGCCTGCGGCCCGCACGGGCTCTCCTACGGCCGCACCGCAGACAACGTCGTGTCCATGACATGGCTGACCGGCCGCGGCGACGTCGTTACGGTTGACTCCGGAGCCGATGCCCTGGACGCCGTCCCGGGACTGGCGTCGTTCGTGGACGACCACCTGGCGGTGCTGCGCACGGAGTTCGGCCGCTTCGGCCGCCAGATCTCCGGCTACTCCCTGGAGCACCTGCTGCCGGAGAACGGCCGCAACCTGGCCGCGGCACTTGTCGGCACTGAAGGCAGCTGTGGCATCCTCCTGGAAGCCACCGTCAAGCTTGTCCCCCGCGCCACCGCGCCTGCACTGGCCGTGTTGGGGTACAGCGACATGGCCACCGCTGCCGACGACGTGCCCAACCTCCTGCCCTTCCGCCCGCTCGCGCTCGAAGGGCTGGACGCCCAGCTCGTGAACGTGGTGCGCCGCGCCCATGGCGCAGCGGGCGTTCCAGACCTGCCCGCCGGCGGCGGCTGGCTGATGGCTGAGGTCGGCGGGGACACCTCCGAAGAGGCCATCGAAGCAGCCGGCAAGCTCGTCGCCGCTGCCAGCGCCATCGAGGCCATCGTCCTGCCCGCCGGTCCCGAAGCCGTCCGGCTGTGGCAGATCCGTGCCGATGGGGCAGGCCTCGCCGGGCGCACGGCTGCCGGGGAGCAGGCCTGGCCCGGCTGGGAGGACTCCGCCGTCCCGCCCGAAAAACTGGGCGGCTATCTGCGCGGCATGGAAGCGCTCATGGCCGAGGAGGGCCTCTCCGGTCTGGCCTACGGCCACTTCGGGGACGGGTGCGTGCACGTCCGCATCGACTTTCCGCTGGAGCGCGACGTCGTGCTCATGCGCCGGTTCCTGGAACGCGCCGCCGCCCTCGCTGCAGATCACGGCGGCTCCCTCTCCGGCGAACACGGCGACGGCCGGGCCCGGTCGGAACTGCTGAAGACCATGTACAGCCAGGAAGCCCTGAAGGCCATGGAACAGTTCAAGGCGCTGCTTGATCCCGAGGACCTGATGAACCCGGGCATCGTGGTCCGTCCGGCGCCGCTCGACGCCGACCTGCGCCGGCCCCAGGCACTGGAGCTGAAGGCCACCGACGGCTTTGCATTCGCCCACGACGACGGCGACATCACCAAGGCGGTGCACCGCTGCGTCGGCGTCGGGAAATGCCGCGCCGACCTGCGCCCACAAGGCGGCTTCATGTGCCCCTCCTACATTGCCACGCTGGACGAGAAGGACTCCACCCGCGGCCGGGCCCGCACACTGCAGGAAATGCTCAACGGCGGTGTAGTCACCCTGGGCTGGAGCTCCCCCGAGGTCCACGACGCCCTCGACCTGTGCCTGAGCTGCAAGGCCTGCGCGAATGACTGCCCCACCGGGATCGACATGGCCATGTTCAAGTCCGAAACGCTACACCAGACCTACAAGGGACGCCTCCGCCCGCTCAGCCACTACACGCTAGGCAGGCTCCCGCAGTGGCTGAAACTCGCTGCACCGGCCGCCCTGCTGATCAATCTCGTCAGCCGGGTGCCGGCGCTGCGGAAGCTGATGATGACCATGATGGGCGCAGACACCCGCCGATCGCTGCCGCCGCTTCCACTGGTGCCGTTCCGCTGGAGCAGACCAGCCCGACGCTCCCTCACACCGGCCGCCGCCAGCGGCCCTCAACACGGCCCAAAAGTCCTGGTCTGGGTCGACTCATTCTCCGACGCCATGGCCCCCGGCATTCCCCGCGACGCCCTTGTGGTGCTGGCGGCGGCCGGTGCCGACGTCGAAATCGCCGGCCCCGGTGCCTGCTGCGGCCTCACCCTCATCTCCACCGGCCAGCTCACGGCCGCCAAAGCCAAGCTCCGGAAAACCCTTGACCTGCTCATCCCGCACGTCCGGGAAGGCCGCACCATCGTCGGACTCGAACCCAGCTGCACCGCCACCCTGCGCTCCGACCTGCTCGAACTGCTCCCCGACGACCCCCGCGCAGCCGAGCTCGCACGGTCCGTGAAGACCGTCGCGGAGTTCCTGACCTCCATCAACTGGACCCCGCCTCAGGTCGCGGAGAAACTCCTCGTCCAGCCCCACTGCCACCAGTACTCGGTCATGGGGTACGGCGCGGACCAGGCGCTGCTGGAAGCCATGGGCTGCGACGTCGAAACCTCATCGGGTTGCTGCGGCTTGGCCGGGAACTTCGGAATGGAAAGAGGCCACTACGAGGTTTCCGAAAACATCGCCCGCGCCGGGATCCTTGCTAAGTCAGACGCCGCACCGGACCGGAAGATCATGGCCGACGGCTTCTCCTGCCGCACCCAGGTCCAGGATCTCGCCGGGCTCGAGAGCCGGCACCTCGTCCAGGTCATCGCCGAAGCACTCAAGGCTGAAACCGGTTAA
- a CDS encoding Glu/Leu/Phe/Val family dehydrogenase: MASMFDLMDEWGPEKIVAVSDAKTGMKGVLVIDNTSRGIGKGGTRMQPGVTVEEIARLARVMTWKWAGVDLFYGGAKAGIQADPRSPYKEEILRSFVRRLSNEVPREYVFGLDMGLTENDAAIIVDELGDRGSAVGTPYELGGVPYDQLGITGYGVAEVVDQAASRQGLQGSRVAVQGFGAVGHAAASRLHELGYQVVAISTAEGAIADPSGLDIPELLRRRSESGDALVADVPELKIDPGDELFVDAEIAVPAALQDVIDASAAERMGARLVVEGANLPTSPEAQQVLLRRGVTVVPDFVANAGGVVSAAFAMDARYSPFRAATESIFTTVSEKLRANTVTVLEAAESRSVTSHEAARSLAQERVRAAMLLRGKPLPH, translated from the coding sequence ATGGCAAGCATGTTCGACCTCATGGACGAATGGGGTCCTGAGAAAATCGTCGCGGTCAGCGACGCCAAGACGGGGATGAAAGGCGTCCTCGTCATCGACAACACCTCCCGCGGCATCGGCAAGGGAGGCACCCGGATGCAGCCGGGAGTCACCGTCGAGGAGATCGCCCGCCTCGCCCGCGTCATGACCTGGAAGTGGGCTGGCGTCGACCTGTTCTACGGCGGGGCGAAGGCCGGCATCCAGGCCGATCCGCGTTCCCCCTACAAGGAGGAAATCCTGCGGTCCTTCGTCCGCCGGCTCTCCAACGAAGTTCCCCGCGAATACGTCTTCGGCCTGGACATGGGCCTCACCGAGAACGATGCCGCGATCATTGTGGACGAACTCGGAGACCGGGGTTCCGCCGTCGGCACCCCCTACGAGCTGGGCGGCGTGCCCTACGACCAGCTGGGCATCACCGGGTATGGCGTGGCCGAAGTCGTTGACCAGGCCGCGAGCCGGCAGGGGCTGCAGGGTTCGCGTGTGGCTGTGCAGGGCTTCGGTGCCGTGGGGCACGCCGCCGCCTCGCGGCTGCATGAGCTGGGCTACCAGGTGGTGGCGATATCCACTGCCGAGGGCGCCATCGCGGACCCGTCCGGGCTGGACATCCCCGAGTTGCTGCGCCGCCGCAGCGAGTCCGGAGACGCCCTGGTCGCTGATGTCCCTGAGCTGAAGATCGACCCGGGCGACGAGCTCTTCGTGGACGCAGAAATCGCGGTCCCGGCGGCCCTGCAGGACGTGATCGACGCGTCCGCCGCGGAGCGGATGGGTGCCCGCCTCGTCGTCGAAGGCGCGAATCTGCCCACCAGTCCCGAAGCCCAGCAAGTGCTGCTGCGGCGCGGCGTCACCGTGGTGCCGGACTTCGTGGCCAACGCCGGCGGCGTGGTCAGCGCGGCCTTCGCCATGGATGCCCGCTATTCGCCCTTCCGGGCGGCGACGGAGTCCATCTTCACCACGGTGTCGGAGAAGCTTCGCGCCAACACCGTCACGGTGCTCGAAGCGGCAGAGAGCCGTTCGGTGACCAGCCACGAAGCGGCCCGGAGCCTTGCCCAGGAACGTGTCCGCGCCGCCATGCTGCTGCGCGGCAAGCCGTTGCCGCACTAG
- the amaB gene encoding L-piperidine-6-carboxylate dehydrogenase codes for MTETIQETALAASVSRALEACGVTADALGGDHEARSPLTGEVLLTVPSATADEVNEAITKAHEAFLTWREVPAPVRGNVIKRWGELLTEHKEDLAVLVQAEAGKITSEALGEVQEMIDICDFAVGQSRMLYGKTMPSERPGHRLQETWHPLGVVGVISAFNFPVAVYSWNTALALVCGDSVVWKPSGITVLSALGAHALLARAIKDTGAPADIHQLVIADRHAGQAIVDDPRVALVSATGSVRLGQEIAPRIAARFGRALLELGGNNAAIVAPSADLDLALRGIVFAAAGTAGQRCTTMRRLIVHESIVDELTEKLISAYGTLRIGDPTDPSTLVGPLINKKSFNDMQGALADAKAQGGTVVTGGGRVLADERPDAFYVEPAIVRMPQQSEVVQDETFAPILYVLTYSDFSEAIALQNGVPQGLSSAIFTNDQAEAERFISAAGSDCGIANVNIGTSGAEIGGAFGGEKETGGGRESGSDSWRVYMRQATNTINYSGELPLAQGVKFL; via the coding sequence ATGACTGAGACCATCCAGGAAACCGCCCTCGCAGCATCCGTCAGCCGCGCCCTTGAGGCCTGCGGCGTAACCGCCGATGCGCTCGGCGGCGACCATGAAGCGCGCAGCCCGCTCACGGGCGAAGTGCTGCTCACCGTCCCCAGTGCCACCGCTGACGAGGTCAACGAAGCCATCACGAAGGCCCACGAAGCCTTCCTGACCTGGCGCGAGGTCCCGGCTCCCGTGCGCGGCAACGTCATCAAGCGGTGGGGCGAACTGCTCACCGAGCACAAGGAGGACCTGGCGGTTCTCGTCCAGGCTGAGGCGGGAAAAATCACCTCCGAGGCTCTCGGCGAGGTCCAGGAAATGATCGACATCTGCGACTTCGCCGTCGGCCAGTCCCGCATGCTCTACGGCAAGACCATGCCGTCCGAGCGCCCGGGCCACCGGCTGCAGGAGACGTGGCACCCCCTGGGCGTGGTGGGTGTCATCTCCGCCTTCAACTTCCCCGTTGCCGTGTACTCCTGGAACACCGCCCTTGCCCTGGTCTGCGGTGACTCCGTTGTCTGGAAGCCGTCCGGCATCACGGTCCTGAGCGCCCTCGGCGCCCACGCCCTGCTGGCCCGCGCGATCAAGGACACCGGCGCACCGGCCGATATCCACCAGCTGGTCATCGCGGACCGCCATGCGGGCCAGGCGATCGTTGACGACCCGCGCGTGGCACTGGTCTCCGCCACCGGCTCCGTCCGTCTGGGGCAGGAGATCGCCCCGCGCATCGCCGCCCGCTTTGGCCGCGCCCTGCTGGAACTCGGCGGCAACAACGCAGCCATCGTCGCCCCCAGCGCCGACCTGGACCTCGCCCTGCGCGGCATCGTCTTCGCCGCCGCCGGCACCGCCGGACAGCGCTGCACCACCATGCGCCGTCTGATCGTGCACGAGTCCATCGTCGACGAGCTCACCGAGAAGCTCATCAGCGCCTACGGCACGCTCCGCATCGGCGATCCGACGGACCCGTCCACCCTGGTGGGCCCGCTCATCAACAAGAAGAGCTTCAACGACATGCAGGGCGCCCTCGCCGACGCCAAGGCCCAGGGCGGTACCGTCGTGACCGGCGGCGGCCGTGTCCTCGCCGACGAGCGCCCTGACGCCTTCTACGTTGAACCCGCCATCGTCCGGATGCCCCAGCAGAGCGAGGTGGTCCAGGACGAAACCTTCGCACCCATCCTGTACGTGCTGACCTACAGCGACTTCTCCGAGGCGATCGCGCTGCAGAACGGCGTGCCGCAGGGCCTGTCCTCCGCCATCTTCACCAATGACCAGGCCGAAGCCGAGAGGTTCATCTCTGCCGCCGGGTCGGACTGCGGCATCGCCAACGTCAACATCGGAACCTCCGGTGCCGAGATCGGCGGTGCGTTCGGCGGCGAAAAGGAGACCGGCGGCGGACGCGAGTCCGGTTCCGACTCCTGGCGCGTGTACATGCGGCAGGCAACCAACACCATCAACTACTCAGGCGAACTCCCCCTCGCCCAGGGCGTCAAGTTCCTCTGA
- the hglS gene encoding 2-oxoadipate dioxygenase/decarboxylase — MSFREPWQLRAEFARRLSTMYGEEVPAYNTLVDVSTAVNEDYLSSKGAEAERLGSISRVTAERHGAIRVGSAAEMAQVARVFAAFGMHPVGFYDLRDASKSSVPVVSTAFRPVDPEELARNPFRVFTSMLAADDPRFFSAELQEQLRRFIGSRTLFPKELLNLADKAAAAGGLEDDEADRLLELATAAFKLSDDPVDHAWYKKLEAVSAVASDIGGVSTTHINHLTPRVLDIDDLYSRMEAQGITMIDEIQGPPRWDGPDVLLRQTSFRALSEDRVFRFEDGTVGPGELRVRFGEVEQRGIALTPAGRDLYDRMVAETDRRLAAGQGNGIRVDVARGVWEENLPRTEKELALQKLAYFTFTVDGDALWSHYGDSLRGGTVSLTELIERGVAVPEPIVYEDFLPRSAAGIFQSNLTDEGSRDDAQAGTDYDITVMSTIVGRTVADPNELYQRQQDASVAALAEDLGTTVEV, encoded by the coding sequence ATGTCTTTCCGAGAACCCTGGCAGCTCCGGGCTGAATTCGCCCGCAGGTTATCGACGATGTACGGCGAGGAGGTCCCGGCGTACAACACCCTGGTGGACGTCTCCACCGCGGTCAACGAAGACTACCTGAGCAGCAAGGGCGCCGAAGCGGAACGCCTCGGAAGCATTTCCCGGGTCACGGCCGAAAGGCACGGCGCCATCCGGGTCGGATCCGCCGCGGAAATGGCCCAGGTTGCCCGCGTTTTCGCCGCCTTTGGCATGCACCCGGTGGGCTTCTACGACCTGCGGGACGCCTCCAAATCATCCGTGCCCGTCGTCTCCACCGCATTCCGCCCCGTCGACCCGGAGGAACTGGCCCGGAACCCGTTCCGCGTGTTCACCTCCATGCTGGCCGCCGACGACCCCCGCTTCTTCAGCGCGGAACTGCAGGAGCAACTGCGAAGGTTCATCGGTTCCCGCACCCTTTTCCCAAAAGAGCTGCTGAACCTGGCGGACAAGGCCGCGGCCGCGGGCGGCCTTGAGGACGACGAGGCGGACCGGCTCCTGGAGTTGGCCACCGCCGCATTCAAGCTGTCGGACGACCCCGTGGACCACGCCTGGTACAAGAAGCTCGAGGCGGTCTCCGCCGTTGCCTCCGACATCGGCGGGGTCAGCACCACGCACATCAACCACCTCACCCCCCGCGTGCTGGACATCGACGACCTCTACAGCCGGATGGAAGCCCAGGGGATCACCATGATCGACGAGATCCAGGGCCCGCCCCGCTGGGACGGACCCGACGTCCTGCTGCGGCAGACCTCGTTCCGGGCACTCTCGGAGGACCGGGTCTTCCGTTTTGAGGACGGCACCGTCGGCCCCGGGGAACTTCGGGTCCGCTTCGGCGAGGTCGAGCAGCGCGGCATTGCCCTCACTCCCGCAGGGCGCGACCTGTACGACAGGATGGTCGCCGAAACGGACCGCCGGCTGGCCGCCGGCCAGGGCAACGGCATCCGCGTCGACGTCGCCCGGGGGGTCTGGGAGGAAAACCTCCCCCGCACCGAGAAGGAACTGGCCCTGCAGAAACTCGCCTACTTCACATTCACCGTGGACGGCGACGCCCTGTGGAGCCATTACGGCGACTCCCTTCGTGGCGGGACCGTCTCACTGACGGAACTGATCGAACGGGGCGTCGCAGTTCCGGAGCCCATCGTCTACGAGGATTTCCTCCCCCGCTCCGCGGCCGGGATTTTCCAGTCCAACCTCACCGATGAAGGCTCCCGCGACGACGCGCAGGCCGGCACCGACTACGACATCACCGTGATGTCCACGATCGTCGGCCGCACCGTGGCCGATCCGAATGAGCTCTACCAGCGGCAGCAGGACGCCTCCGTTGCCGCGCTGGCAGAAGACCTGGGCACGACTGTCGAAGTCTGA
- a CDS encoding NAD(P)/FAD-dependent oxidoreductase: MANQVVPLDLSYAYSQPTEAEVVIIGGGIMGVSTAWHLADRGVKNIVVIEQAELGSGSSAKPLGGVRANFSDPGNIILGQRSLAEYARFPERFGADIGLQTVGYLFLCRSAGEVADLERATEIQNSMGVNSRMVSPSEAGKINPLLDPSVLAAASFSPGDGFAEPGLAVEAYAAAARERGVTFLNRTQVVQIQRNGRSIETVITNRGTIRTGAVVCCAGAWSARIGDMAGVDLPVTPVRRLIGMTRQRARPFPRVPFTLDLSTTMYFHNYLNGLLVGISHEQEGGFSREFNYDWLPEFNAAASVCAPELENPDLEWGWAGLYENTPDHNALIGQAEELPGFFYATGFSGHGFLQGPAVGELVADLYLGKPTFLDPSHFSADRFKGTETALREVNII, translated from the coding sequence ATGGCCAATCAGGTTGTTCCGCTGGACTTGAGCTACGCCTATTCCCAGCCGACGGAAGCAGAAGTCGTCATTATCGGCGGCGGCATCATGGGTGTCAGCACGGCATGGCACCTGGCAGACCGCGGAGTGAAAAACATTGTCGTCATCGAACAGGCCGAACTGGGCAGCGGATCCTCCGCCAAGCCTCTCGGCGGCGTGCGGGCGAATTTTTCCGATCCGGGAAACATCATCCTGGGACAGCGGTCGCTGGCCGAGTACGCCAGGTTTCCGGAAAGGTTCGGTGCCGATATCGGCCTGCAGACCGTGGGGTACCTGTTCCTGTGCCGCTCCGCAGGCGAGGTCGCCGACCTGGAGCGGGCCACGGAGATCCAAAACTCCATGGGCGTGAACAGCCGCATGGTGTCCCCGTCCGAGGCCGGCAAGATCAATCCGCTGCTGGATCCGTCGGTTCTCGCGGCCGCATCTTTCTCTCCAGGTGACGGGTTTGCCGAGCCCGGCCTGGCCGTTGAAGCCTATGCCGCAGCAGCCCGGGAACGCGGGGTGACCTTCCTCAACCGCACCCAGGTGGTCCAGATCCAGCGCAACGGCCGGTCGATTGAAACCGTGATTACCAACCGTGGCACCATCCGCACCGGTGCGGTGGTGTGCTGTGCGGGTGCGTGGAGCGCCCGGATTGGCGACATGGCCGGCGTGGACCTGCCGGTCACGCCTGTGCGGCGGCTCATCGGCATGACCCGGCAGCGGGCCCGGCCCTTTCCACGCGTTCCCTTCACCCTGGACCTGTCCACCACCATGTACTTCCATAACTACCTCAATGGCCTGCTCGTGGGTATCTCCCATGAGCAGGAGGGCGGATTCTCCCGCGAGTTCAACTACGACTGGCTGCCGGAGTTCAACGCGGCCGCCTCGGTCTGCGCGCCCGAGCTGGAGAATCCCGACCTGGAGTGGGGCTGGGCCGGACTCTATGAGAACACCCCCGACCACAACGCCCTCATTGGGCAGGCGGAGGAACTTCCCGGGTTCTTCTACGCCACCGGGTTCTCCGGCCACGGTTTCCTCCAGGGCCCGGCCGTGGGTGAACTCGTGGCCGACCTATACCTCGGCAAGCCGACTTTCCTCGACCCTTCCCACTTCTCAGCGGACCGCTTCAAAGGGACTGAAACAGCCCTGCGGGAAGTCAACATCATCTGA
- a CDS encoding GntR family transcriptional regulator, whose amino-acid sequence MQPISSWGGHVDPSALQHLTLKDSAEEIVRRALLSGSMKPGQIYSANSLSAQLGVSNSPTREAMLALAGKGLLEVVRNRGFRVVEMSDRDKQEVYDLRLLIEVEAVRRVTAAGIGESESVALKALADKTIDAAETENMLEYLETDQQFHSHLVGLLGNRRWTAIVENLRDQSRITGSYHLQERGLLMSSAEEHRGILEAVLAGDEKLAGERMSRHLDYARPETGKD is encoded by the coding sequence ATGCAGCCCATATCATCCTGGGGCGGCCACGTCGACCCGTCAGCCCTCCAGCATCTGACCCTGAAGGATTCCGCCGAGGAAATCGTCCGCCGTGCACTCCTGAGCGGGTCCATGAAGCCCGGGCAGATCTACTCGGCCAACAGCCTCTCCGCCCAGTTGGGCGTGTCCAACAGCCCCACCCGCGAGGCCATGCTTGCACTTGCCGGCAAGGGACTCCTGGAAGTAGTGCGCAACCGCGGCTTCCGCGTGGTCGAGATGTCCGATCGCGACAAGCAGGAGGTCTATGACCTCCGCCTTCTTATCGAAGTCGAAGCCGTGCGACGCGTGACCGCTGCAGGCATCGGTGAGTCCGAGTCCGTGGCCCTGAAGGCCCTGGCGGACAAGACCATCGACGCTGCGGAGACCGAGAACATGCTCGAGTACCTGGAAACGGACCAGCAATTCCACTCCCACCTGGTGGGCCTGCTCGGAAACCGCCGGTGGACCGCCATTGTTGAAAACCTCAGGGACCAGTCCCGGATCACCGGCTCCTATCACCTGCAGGAGCGCGGCCTGCTCATGAGCAGCGCCGAGGAACACCGAGGCATCCTCGAGGCAGTCCTCGCCGGTGACGAGAAGCTCGCTGGCGAGCGAATGTCACGCCACCTGGACTACGCGCGCCCGGAGACCGGAAAGGACTGA